From the Microbacterium sp. W4I4 genome, one window contains:
- the trpS gene encoding tryptophan--tRNA ligase encodes MKPRLYSGMQPSADSLHAGNYIGALLQWREMQSSFDAFFSVVDLHAITVPQDPAELREKTRRTAAQYIAAGIEPSKSTLYVQSHVRAHAELAWILSTITGFGEAGRMTQFKDKSARYGADSTSVGLFTYPVLMAADILLYQSELVPVGDDQKQHVELTRDLAERFNKRFGKAFTIPRAVIQKDTARIYDLQNPSSKMSKSAESEAGVLWLLDDPAKSAKKIMRAVTDTEGSVRYDRENKPGVSNLLTIYAALTGRQVGSIEDEYAGRGYGEFKKGLAEVVVEEFGPVRDRANALLSDPAELDRLLAMNAAKADAVADATLADVYDKVGLLRRL; translated from the coding sequence ATGAAACCACGCCTCTACTCAGGAATGCAGCCCTCCGCCGACTCGCTCCACGCCGGCAACTACATCGGTGCTCTCCTGCAGTGGCGCGAGATGCAGTCGTCGTTCGACGCGTTCTTCTCCGTCGTCGACCTGCACGCCATCACGGTTCCGCAGGATCCGGCCGAGCTGCGGGAGAAGACCCGTCGCACCGCCGCGCAGTACATCGCAGCGGGCATCGAGCCGTCCAAGTCGACACTGTACGTGCAGTCCCACGTGCGTGCGCACGCCGAGCTCGCCTGGATCCTCAGCACGATCACCGGCTTCGGCGAGGCCGGTCGGATGACGCAGTTCAAGGACAAGTCCGCGCGCTACGGCGCCGACTCCACCTCGGTCGGGCTGTTCACCTACCCCGTGCTGATGGCGGCCGACATCCTGCTCTACCAGAGCGAGCTCGTACCGGTCGGCGACGACCAGAAGCAGCACGTCGAGCTCACCCGCGACCTCGCCGAGCGCTTCAACAAGCGATTCGGCAAGGCGTTCACGATTCCTAGGGCCGTGATCCAGAAGGACACCGCCCGCATCTACGACCTGCAGAATCCGTCTTCGAAGATGTCGAAGTCCGCCGAGAGCGAGGCGGGCGTGCTGTGGCTGCTGGATGACCCGGCGAAGTCGGCGAAGAAGATCATGCGCGCGGTGACCGACACCGAGGGATCCGTCCGCTACGACCGCGAGAACAAGCCCGGCGTCTCCAATCTGCTCACCATCTACGCGGCCCTCACCGGGCGCCAGGTGGGCTCGATCGAGGACGAGTACGCCGGTCGCGGATACGGCGAATTCAAGAAGGGCCTCGCCGAGGTCGTCGTCGAGGAGTTCGGCCCGGTGCGCGATCGTGCGAACGCGCTGCTCTCCGACCCCGCCGAGCTGGACCGACTGCTGGCCATGAACGCGGCAAAGGCCGACGCGGTCGCGGACGCGACGCTTGCCGACGTGTACGACAAGGTCGGACTGCTGCGTCGCCTCTGA
- the pth gene encoding aminoacyl-tRNA hydrolase — protein MASTWLIVGLGNPGPRYAPTRHNIGQMVVDELAERRGERFREHKAGARVVETWLRPGGDKLVLAKLNSFMNVSGTPVAALARFYSVEPDHVVVVHDELDIPYDSIRLKVGGGHGGHNGVRDIARALTTADFPRVRAGIGRPTGRQDPADWVLAPFGTVELKTLPNFLSDVADAVEQLIDEGLVAAQQKHHSRA, from the coding sequence ATGGCATCCACCTGGCTCATCGTCGGCCTCGGCAACCCGGGGCCCCGGTACGCGCCGACAAGGCACAACATCGGGCAGATGGTCGTCGACGAGCTCGCCGAGCGACGTGGTGAGCGGTTCCGGGAGCACAAGGCCGGCGCGCGCGTCGTGGAGACGTGGCTGCGCCCCGGCGGGGACAAGCTCGTGCTCGCCAAGCTCAACTCGTTCATGAACGTCTCGGGCACGCCGGTCGCGGCCCTCGCGCGCTTCTACTCCGTCGAACCCGATCACGTGGTCGTGGTGCACGACGAGCTGGACATCCCCTACGACAGCATCCGGCTCAAGGTCGGCGGCGGCCACGGCGGCCACAACGGCGTCCGCGACATCGCCCGTGCATTGACCACTGCCGATTTCCCGCGAGTGCGGGCCGGCATCGGCCGCCCGACCGGTCGTCAGGACCCCGCGGACTGGGTGCTCGCACCGTTCGGCACCGTGGAGCTGAAGACGCTGCCGAACTTCCTGTCGGACGTCGCGGATGCCGTGGAGCAGCTGATCGACGAGGGACTGGTCGCCGCGCAGCAGAAGCACCACTCCCGCGCCTGA
- a CDS encoding YihY/virulence factor BrkB family protein, producing the protein MRARLTRSAGRATVFARRTAALFPIRVWRRFLRRNGFLLSAGMAYQALFALFALLYVAFAATGVWLGGSGPAIDALIDVANSYLPGIIGQNGIADRADVHELVASAAGTFTITGLIATGVAMWTAIGAVTFTRRAVRDIFGLPFDSRSYLLLKLRDVVAALAFGLALLVGAVLSVGGVWALTQLLDLFGLSIASTVNDLLLRGSTVLVLIAIDTATIALLVRFLTGTSLRWRTIWPGAAMGGLAVALLQLGAGLLLSHTPGNPLLATFAVMVALLLWCRLVASVILLAASWIALSAQDRNEPLVRMDVAGRR; encoded by the coding sequence GTGCGCGCCCGACTGACTCGTTCGGCCGGGCGCGCCACCGTTTTCGCGCGTCGCACGGCCGCGCTCTTCCCGATTCGCGTCTGGCGACGCTTTCTGCGCCGCAACGGCTTCCTGCTGTCGGCTGGTATGGCGTACCAGGCTCTGTTCGCCCTGTTCGCGCTGCTCTACGTCGCCTTCGCCGCCACGGGTGTCTGGCTCGGCGGCAGCGGCCCCGCCATCGATGCGCTCATCGATGTGGCCAACAGCTATCTGCCGGGGATCATCGGTCAGAACGGCATCGCGGACCGCGCGGATGTGCACGAGCTGGTGGCGTCCGCCGCCGGCACCTTCACGATCACCGGACTCATCGCCACCGGGGTGGCCATGTGGACGGCCATCGGCGCGGTCACCTTCACACGTCGCGCCGTGCGCGACATCTTCGGACTGCCATTCGACTCGCGCAGCTACCTGCTGCTGAAACTGCGCGACGTGGTGGCCGCACTGGCGTTCGGCCTCGCGCTGCTGGTCGGAGCGGTGCTCAGCGTCGGCGGGGTCTGGGCGCTGACACAGCTGCTGGACCTGTTCGGACTGAGCATCGCAAGCACAGTCAACGACCTGCTGCTGCGCGGATCCACCGTGCTCGTCCTGATCGCCATCGACACGGCCACCATCGCCCTGCTGGTGCGATTCCTCACCGGCACGTCGCTGCGCTGGCGAACCATCTGGCCCGGCGCGGCGATGGGCGGACTCGCCGTCGCCCTGCTGCAGCTCGGCGCCGGACTGCTGCTCTCGCACACCCCCGGCAATCCCCTGCTGGCCACCTTCGCCGTCATGGTGGCCCTGCTGCTGTGGTGCCGTCTGGTGGCATCCGTCATCCTGCTCGCCGCCTCCTGGATCGCGCTGAGCGCGCAGGATCGCAACGAGCCGCTCGTGCGGATGGATGTCGCCGGCCGTCGTTAG
- the sdhA gene encoding succinate dehydrogenase flavoprotein subunit → MTDTQTSDSVVRDGVHYHEFDIVIVGAGGAGMRAAIEAGPGARTAVISKLYPTRSHTGAAQGGMAAALANVEDDNWEWHTYDTVKGGDYLVDQDAAEILAKEAIDAVIDLENMGLPFNRTPEGKIDQRRFGGHTAEHGKTPVRRACYAADRTGHMILQTLFQNCVKLGINFFNEFYVLDLITVKDENGDTQVAGVVAYDLATAELHVFHSKAIIFATGGFGKIFKTTSNAHTLTGDGVGILWRKGLPLEDLEFFQFHPTGLAGLGILLTEGARGEGAILRNASGERFMERYAPTIKDLAPRDIVARSMVQEVQEGRGAGPHKDYVLLDCTHLGAEVLETKLPDITEFARTYLGVDPVVEPVPVMPTAHYAMGGIPTNNNAEVLQSNTSVVPGLYAAGECACVSVHGSNRLGTNSLLDINVFGKRAGRNAVEYVKTAEFVPMPENPAGFVKDMVEGLRANQGTERIAVLRKTLQDEMDKGAQVFRTHESLEHVLGVIKELRERYRNIHVDDKGKRFNTDLLEAVELGFLLDIAEVVVYAAQNREESRGGHMRDDFPNRDDENYMKHTMAYLTGDPHSSTPADHIRLDWKPVVFTKHENGELKYPPMERKY, encoded by the coding sequence GTGACTGACACTCAGACCTCCGACTCCGTCGTGCGCGACGGCGTGCACTACCACGAGTTCGACATCGTCATCGTCGGCGCCGGCGGCGCCGGGATGCGTGCGGCGATCGAAGCGGGCCCCGGCGCGCGCACGGCCGTGATCTCCAAGCTGTACCCGACCCGCTCGCACACCGGTGCGGCACAGGGCGGCATGGCCGCAGCCCTCGCGAACGTCGAGGACGACAACTGGGAGTGGCACACCTACGACACCGTCAAGGGCGGTGACTACCTGGTCGACCAGGACGCAGCCGAGATCCTGGCCAAGGAGGCCATCGACGCGGTCATCGACCTCGAGAACATGGGCCTGCCGTTCAACCGCACGCCCGAGGGCAAGATCGACCAGCGCCGCTTCGGCGGTCACACGGCCGAGCACGGCAAGACCCCGGTGCGCCGCGCCTGCTACGCCGCCGACCGCACCGGCCACATGATCCTGCAGACGCTGTTCCAGAACTGCGTCAAGCTGGGCATCAACTTCTTCAACGAGTTCTACGTCCTCGACCTGATCACGGTCAAGGACGAGAACGGCGACACCCAGGTCGCCGGTGTCGTCGCCTATGACCTGGCCACCGCAGAGCTGCACGTCTTCCACTCGAAGGCGATCATCTTCGCCACCGGCGGCTTCGGCAAGATCTTCAAGACCACCTCGAACGCGCACACCCTCACCGGTGACGGCGTCGGCATCCTGTGGCGCAAGGGCCTGCCGCTGGAGGACCTGGAGTTCTTCCAGTTCCACCCGACCGGCCTTGCCGGCCTCGGCATCCTCCTCACCGAGGGCGCACGAGGAGAGGGCGCGATCCTGCGCAACGCCTCGGGCGAGCGCTTCATGGAGCGCTACGCTCCCACCATCAAGGACCTCGCCCCGCGTGACATCGTCGCGCGCAGCATGGTCCAGGAGGTGCAGGAGGGGCGCGGCGCCGGTCCCCACAAGGACTACGTGCTGCTGGACTGCACGCACCTGGGCGCCGAGGTCCTGGAGACCAAGCTCCCCGACATCACCGAGTTCGCTCGCACGTACCTGGGCGTCGACCCGGTCGTCGAGCCCGTCCCGGTCATGCCGACCGCGCACTACGCGATGGGCGGCATCCCCACCAACAACAACGCCGAGGTGCTGCAGAGCAACACCTCGGTCGTGCCGGGTCTGTACGCGGCGGGCGAGTGCGCCTGCGTGTCGGTGCACGGCTCCAACCGCCTGGGCACCAACTCGCTGCTCGACATCAATGTCTTCGGCAAGCGCGCGGGACGAAACGCGGTCGAGTACGTCAAGACTGCCGAATTCGTGCCGATGCCCGAGAACCCCGCCGGGTTCGTGAAGGACATGGTCGAGGGGCTGCGCGCCAACCAGGGCACCGAGCGCATCGCCGTGCTGCGCAAGACGCTGCAGGACGAGATGGACAAGGGCGCCCAGGTGTTCCGCACGCACGAGTCGCTCGAGCACGTGCTGGGAGTGATCAAGGAACTGCGCGAGCGCTACCGGAACATCCACGTCGACGACAAGGGCAAGCGGTTCAACACCGACCTGCTCGAGGCCGTCGAACTGGGCTTCCTGCTCGACATCGCCGAGGTCGTCGTCTACGCGGCGCAGAACCGCGAGGAGAGCCGCGGTGGTCACATGCGCGACGACTTCCCGAACCGCGATGACGAGAACTACATGAAACACACGATGGCGTATCTGACCGGCGACCCGCATTCGTCGACGCCGGCGGATCACATCCGCCTGGACTGGAAGCCCGTCGTCTTCACCAAGCATGAGAACGGCGAGCTCAAGTACCCGCCGATGGAGAGGAAGTACTGA
- a CDS encoding exodeoxyribonuclease III → MPHLRVASVNVNGIRAAVRNGMHSWLDAAAVDVLTLQEVRGQDEHLEEAFPGWSMLHDVATAKGRAGVAVLSRTPAIASRTTLGADDFDSAGRWLEADFEIDGVPLTVVSAYVHSGEADTPKQVEKWKFLDAMSTRMAQLGADDALALVTGDLNVGHRPLDILNWKGNVKKSGFLARERAYFDRFLGAAGEPVAGQEGIGRGMVGQLSDTRPYASENGGTGLGWIDVGRAAHGEVDGPYTWWSMRGQAFDNDSGWRIDYHLATPALAARATGYRVARAATYAERWSDHAPVIVDYTSDK, encoded by the coding sequence ATGCCCCATCTGCGCGTCGCCTCTGTCAACGTCAACGGGATCCGCGCGGCGGTCCGCAACGGCATGCACTCCTGGCTGGATGCTGCCGCCGTCGATGTCCTCACGCTTCAGGAGGTGCGCGGACAGGACGAGCACCTCGAGGAGGCCTTCCCCGGCTGGTCGATGCTGCACGACGTCGCCACCGCCAAGGGCAGAGCCGGTGTCGCCGTGCTCAGCCGCACGCCGGCGATCGCCTCGCGCACGACGCTGGGAGCGGACGACTTCGACTCGGCCGGTCGCTGGCTGGAGGCCGACTTCGAGATCGACGGCGTTCCTCTGACCGTCGTCAGCGCCTACGTCCACTCCGGCGAGGCCGACACCCCCAAGCAGGTGGAGAAGTGGAAGTTCCTCGACGCCATGAGCACGCGCATGGCGCAGCTCGGCGCAGACGACGCCCTCGCGCTCGTCACAGGTGATCTCAATGTGGGACATCGTCCCCTGGACATCCTGAACTGGAAGGGCAACGTGAAGAAGTCCGGTTTCCTCGCCCGCGAGCGCGCCTACTTCGACCGCTTCCTCGGCGCTGCGGGCGAGCCCGTGGCCGGCCAGGAGGGCATCGGCCGCGGCATGGTCGGCCAGCTCAGCGACACGCGCCCCTACGCGTCGGAGAACGGCGGCACGGGACTCGGCTGGATCGACGTGGGCCGGGCCGCGCACGGCGAGGTCGACGGCCCGTACACCTGGTGGTCCATGCGCGGCCAGGCCTTCGACAACGACAGCGGCTGGCGCATCGACTACCACCTGGCGACGCCGGCCCTCGCCGCGCGCGCGACCGGGTACCGCGTCGCCCGCGCGGCCACCTATGCGGAGCGCTGGAGCGACCATGCGCCCGTGATCGTCGACTACACCTCCGACAAATAG
- a CDS encoding mannose-1-phosphate guanylyltransferase: MARIDDFHAVIPAGGIGSRLWPLSRADAPKFLHDLTGSGHSLLRDTWDRLEPLAGPDRIAVVTGRAHRAAVEGQLPGIPDANVFLESEPRESAAAIGLAAAILHRRNPDVIIGSFSADHVIRGTQVFEWAVQQAVQVARQGYIVTIGIPPTEPSVGFGYIKRAEEIVVEGAPEATLVERFVEKPDLATAKEYLASRDYLWNAGMFIAKASVLLDELAANEPELHAGLLELAEAWDDRELRGPAVDRIWPGLKKIAIDYAVAEPAAERGRLAVIPGHFDWDDVGDFASLTKLINHGRKNDLAVLGPRARVLSDAASGILVSQTSRVISLVGVKDIVVVDTEDALLVTTVEHAQRVKGVVESLKLTGQGDVL, translated from the coding sequence ATGGCGCGAATCGATGACTTCCACGCGGTGATCCCGGCCGGCGGCATCGGCAGCAGGCTGTGGCCCCTGTCGCGCGCGGACGCGCCGAAGTTCCTGCACGACCTGACGGGTTCCGGTCACTCGCTGCTGCGGGACACCTGGGATCGGCTCGAGCCGCTCGCAGGTCCTGACCGCATCGCCGTGGTCACCGGGCGCGCGCACCGCGCCGCCGTGGAGGGCCAGCTGCCCGGCATCCCGGATGCCAACGTCTTCCTGGAATCCGAGCCGCGCGAGTCCGCGGCCGCGATCGGCCTGGCCGCGGCGATCCTGCATCGCCGCAACCCGGACGTGATCATCGGCTCGTTCAGCGCCGATCACGTCATCCGCGGCACGCAGGTGTTCGAATGGGCGGTGCAGCAGGCGGTTCAGGTCGCACGGCAGGGCTACATCGTCACGATCGGCATCCCGCCGACTGAGCCCTCGGTCGGCTTCGGCTACATCAAGCGCGCCGAGGAGATCGTGGTGGAGGGTGCTCCCGAGGCGACACTCGTGGAGCGCTTCGTGGAGAAGCCGGACCTCGCCACGGCCAAGGAGTACCTGGCCAGCCGTGACTACCTCTGGAACGCCGGCATGTTCATCGCCAAGGCGAGCGTGCTGCTCGATGAGCTCGCCGCGAACGAGCCCGAGCTGCACGCAGGCCTCCTCGAACTCGCCGAGGCGTGGGACGACCGCGAGCTGCGCGGACCCGCGGTGGATCGCATCTGGCCGGGGCTGAAGAAGATCGCGATCGACTACGCGGTCGCCGAGCCCGCGGCCGAGCGCGGTCGGCTGGCGGTGATCCCCGGACATTTCGACTGGGATGACGTGGGGGACTTCGCCTCGCTCACCAAGCTCATCAACCACGGTCGCAAGAACGACCTCGCGGTGTTGGGGCCCAGGGCCCGGGTGCTCTCGGACGCCGCCAGCGGCATCCTGGTCAGCCAGACCTCGCGCGTGATCAGCCTGGTCGGAGTCAAGGACATCGTCGTGGTGGACACCGAGGACGCCCTCCTGGTCACGACGGTCGAGCACGCGCAGCGCGTGAAGGGCGTCGTGGAGTCGCTCAAGCTCACCGGGCAGGGGGACGTGCTCTGA
- a CDS encoding succinate dehydrogenase iron-sulfur subunit has protein sequence MSNAVAEAPVNDSGVQSFLVTFIIRRFDPEQDAEPRWVDYDVELYATDRVLDALHKIKWEVDGSLSFRRSCAHGICGSDAMRINGRNRLACKTLIKDLDISKPIYVEAIKGLPLEKDLIVDMEPFFASYREVQPFLIASSTPEKGKERVQSIADRAIFDDTTKCILCAACTSSCPVFWTDGQYFGPAAIVNAHRFIFDSRDDAADVRLDILNDKEGVWRCRTTFNCTEACPRGIEVTKAIAEVKQAVLRGGR, from the coding sequence ATGTCGAACGCCGTCGCAGAGGCACCCGTGAACGATTCCGGTGTGCAGTCCTTCCTGGTCACCTTCATCATCCGCCGCTTCGATCCGGAGCAGGACGCCGAGCCGCGCTGGGTGGACTACGACGTCGAGCTGTACGCGACCGACCGCGTGCTCGACGCCCTGCACAAGATCAAGTGGGAGGTCGACGGGTCGCTGAGCTTCCGCCGCTCCTGCGCCCACGGCATCTGCGGGTCGGATGCCATGCGCATCAACGGCCGCAACCGCCTGGCCTGCAAGACGCTGATCAAGGACCTCGACATCTCGAAGCCGATCTACGTCGAGGCCATCAAGGGTCTGCCGCTGGAGAAGGACCTCATCGTCGATATGGAGCCGTTCTTCGCCTCGTACCGCGAGGTGCAGCCGTTCCTGATCGCCAGCTCCACCCCGGAGAAGGGCAAGGAGCGCGTGCAGTCCATCGCCGACCGCGCGATCTTCGACGACACCACCAAGTGCATCCTCTGCGCCGCGTGCACCTCGTCGTGCCCCGTGTTCTGGACCGACGGACAGTACTTCGGCCCGGCCGCGATCGTCAACGCGCACCGCTTCATCTTCGACTCGCGCGATGACGCGGCCGACGTGCGCCTGGACATCCTCAACGACAAGGAGGGCGTGTGGCGCTGCCGCACGACCTTCAACTGCACCGAGGCATGCCCGCGCGGCATCGAGGTCACCAAGGCCATCGCCGAGGTCAAGCAGGCCGTCCTCCGCGGCGGTCGCTGA
- a CDS encoding BMP family protein: MPISTTRKMLGATIAAGVILALAGCGQAPTTEKPGSGSGDKPAADFQTCIVSDAGGFDDKSFNQLSFEGANKAAEEIGVPIKKAESNAETEYAPNVENMVSEGCNAIVTVGFALSAATVEAAGANPDTDFILIDDAGGDAKPENVKPLLYNTAEAAFMAGYLSAGYSKTGKVGTFGGMEFPTVTIFMDGFKQGVDYYNTENGKSVAVVGWDGKTGSFTGGFEANQDAKTVATNIIDQGVDVLLPVGGPIYQSGLQAIKDSGKDIALIGADADLFNTDPTTADYVLTSVLKEMDKSTYEAVMSAADGEFSGEPYVGTLENGGVGIAPLHNFESKVDGELVKKLDQIKKDIVDGKITVTSYLD; encoded by the coding sequence GTGCCCATCTCTACGACCAGGAAGATGCTCGGTGCGACCATCGCAGCCGGCGTCATCCTCGCCCTGGCCGGCTGCGGCCAGGCTCCGACGACCGAGAAGCCCGGCAGCGGCAGCGGCGACAAGCCGGCAGCCGACTTCCAGACCTGCATCGTGTCGGATGCCGGTGGCTTCGACGACAAGTCGTTCAACCAGCTGTCCTTCGAAGGCGCCAACAAGGCCGCCGAGGAGATCGGCGTGCCGATCAAGAAGGCCGAGTCCAACGCCGAGACCGAGTACGCGCCGAACGTCGAGAACATGGTCTCCGAGGGCTGCAACGCCATCGTCACCGTCGGATTCGCGCTCTCGGCCGCCACGGTCGAAGCGGCAGGCGCAAACCCCGACACCGACTTCATCCTGATCGATGACGCCGGTGGCGACGCCAAGCCGGAGAACGTCAAGCCGCTGCTGTACAACACGGCCGAGGCCGCGTTCATGGCGGGCTACCTGTCGGCCGGCTACTCGAAGACCGGCAAGGTCGGCACCTTCGGCGGCATGGAGTTCCCGACCGTGACGATCTTCATGGACGGCTTCAAGCAGGGCGTCGACTACTACAACACGGAGAACGGCAAGAGCGTCGCCGTGGTCGGCTGGGACGGCAAGACCGGCTCCTTCACGGGCGGCTTCGAGGCCAACCAGGACGCCAAGACGGTCGCGACCAACATCATCGACCAGGGTGTGGACGTGCTCCTGCCCGTCGGCGGTCCGATCTACCAGTCCGGCCTGCAGGCCATCAAGGACTCCGGCAAGGACATCGCGCTGATCGGTGCTGACGCCGACCTGTTCAACACCGACCCGACCACGGCCGACTACGTGCTGACCTCGGTGCTCAAGGAGATGGACAAGTCGACCTACGAGGCCGTCATGTCCGCCGCGGACGGCGAGTTCAGCGGCGAGCCGTACGTCGGCACGCTCGAGAACGGGGGCGTCGGAATCGCCCCGCTGCACAACTTCGAGAGCAAGGTCGACGGCGAGCTCGTCAAGAAGCTGGACCAGATCAAGAAGGACATCGTCGACGGCAAGATCACCGTCACGTCCTACCTCGACTGA
- the sdhC gene encoding succinate dehydrogenase, cytochrome b556 subunit, which produces MSTSTRLTPSVSETTSKSPRGTLYRGREGMWSWVLHRITGVAIFFFLLVHILDTALIRVSPEAYDAVIGTYKNPIMAFGEVVLVAGIVFHAMNGLRIILVDFWSKGAKYQRQLFWIVLGVWVVIMAGFVPRHLALAFAGFGGGH; this is translated from the coding sequence GTGTCCACGAGCACACGCTTGACACCGTCGGTTTCGGAGACGACCTCTAAGTCTCCACGGGGCACCCTCTATCGGGGTCGCGAAGGCATGTGGTCCTGGGTGCTGCACCGCATCACCGGGGTGGCGATCTTCTTCTTCCTCCTCGTGCACATCCTCGACACGGCGCTGATCCGGGTCTCACCCGAGGCGTACGACGCCGTCATCGGCACGTACAAGAACCCGATCATGGCCTTCGGCGAGGTCGTCCTGGTGGCGGGCATCGTGTTCCACGCCATGAACGGTCTGCGCATCATCCTGGTGGACTTCTGGTCCAAGGGCGCGAAGTACCAGCGCCAGCTGTTCTGGATCGTCCTCGGCGTGTGGGTAGTGATCATGGCCGGCTTCGTTCCGCGCCACCTCGCACTCGCGTTCGCCGGCTTCGGAGGGGGTCACTGA
- a CDS encoding succinate dehydrogenase hydrophobic membrane anchor subunit — translation MSTQTAAPVAPAARRRRGVNLEKWGWLFMRGSGVVLIVLIFGHLFVNLMVGEGIHALDFGFVAGKFATPFWQWWDVLMLWLALIHGANGMRTIVNDYVGNAKARTALVWALGLAAALLIILGTLVVFTFDPCAGVFEDGALWDTCQALGK, via the coding sequence ATGTCCACGCAGACTGCTGCACCTGTCGCGCCCGCCGCCCGTCGCCGACGCGGCGTCAACCTCGAGAAGTGGGGCTGGCTGTTCATGCGCGGTTCGGGCGTCGTGCTCATCGTGCTGATCTTCGGCCACCTGTTCGTCAACCTCATGGTCGGCGAGGGCATCCACGCCCTCGACTTCGGTTTCGTCGCCGGCAAGTTCGCAACCCCGTTCTGGCAGTGGTGGGATGTGCTGATGCTCTGGCTCGCCCTCATCCACGGCGCCAACGGCATGCGCACCATCGTCAACGACTACGTCGGCAACGCCAAGGCGCGCACCGCGCTCGTCTGGGCGCTCGGCCTCGCGGCCGCGCTCCTGATCATCCTGGGCACCCTCGTGGTGTTCACGTTCGACCCGTGCGCGGGCGTCTTCGAGGACGGCGCGCTCTGGGACACCTGCCAGGCTCTGGGCAAGTAA
- a CDS encoding 50S ribosomal protein L25/general stress protein Ctc, with protein MSDDNKVLADLRTSFGKGFARRLRAEGKIPAVIYGHGEDPVHVALPGHQVSLIIRRANALLELDIDGKSSLVLVKDVQRDPVRQIIEHIDLLVVKKGEKVTVEVPVVVTGESFSGTIVTVDVATIKLEVEATHIPQNVEVSVEGLEEGAHITAGDVTLPKGAALVDDADLLLVAVSVPAAEVAEESAEEAAAPAAAEESAAE; from the coding sequence ATGTCTGACGACAACAAGGTCCTCGCAGACCTCCGCACCAGCTTCGGCAAGGGCTTCGCCCGCCGCCTGCGCGCCGAGGGCAAGATCCCTGCGGTCATCTACGGCCACGGAGAAGACCCCGTTCACGTCGCACTGCCCGGCCACCAGGTCTCGCTGATCATCCGCCGCGCCAACGCGCTGCTGGAGCTCGACATCGACGGCAAGTCGAGCCTGGTGCTCGTCAAGGACGTGCAGCGTGACCCGGTGCGCCAGATCATCGAGCACATCGATCTGCTGGTCGTGAAGAAGGGCGAGAAGGTCACCGTCGAGGTCCCCGTCGTCGTGACCGGCGAGTCGTTCTCGGGCACCATCGTGACGGTCGACGTCGCGACGATCAAGCTCGAGGTCGAGGCCACTCACATCCCACAGAACGTCGAGGTCTCGGTCGAGGGTCTCGAAGAGGGCGCGCACATCACCGCCGGTGACGTCACCCTGCCCAAGGGCGCCGCTCTCGTCGACGACGCCGATCTGCTGCTCGTCGCGGTCTCCGTGCCCGCGGCCGAGGTCGCCGAGGAGAGCGCCGAGGAGGCTGCTGCTCCGGCCGCCGCCGAGGAGTCCGCAGCCGAGTGA